From a region of the Candida albicans SC5314 chromosome 1, complete sequence genome:
- a CDS encoding serine/threonine protein kinase (Predicted protein serine/threonine kinase; Spider biofilm induced) — protein MPNTKSKLSLAIQQADSESQQHQQQHQHQHHSKLNSYNHLHQDLPQQQQQQQQKSKKTQTKSNNNFNQSTPITPIKNASTVSSHDINQYPSSKSFNENFKPSPSLLPNLIQHSTPYVSTTPSSAKHFKPELTVLTTPITEKNLEDIYHNYDNDDYEQDFELKVNHKHNFKNINKSQTGNGEPSTLLGKEQEHLVEDIKNRMNPSNNSDEEDQADYDDKEDDDISDEEPVNPADEEDLKDYVPGGYHPCYIGEEYKNGKYTLVRKLGWGHFSTVWLARDNDKHCHVAMKVVRSAKHYTETAIDEIKLLDKVTTSDIHHPGHQHVIQLLDTFTHKGPNGVHVVMVFEVLGENLLGLIRRYKHRGIPVVFVKQIAKQLLSALDFLHRQCGVIHTDLKPENILIEIGDVEQIVKLVEEENLQRKLQRKLSRTASKTSTPISATPNSSFSNHANTTTTTTTTTAKKISINDSIISPNTSSTALTSSNSFINHSPSLGRSGRRTRRTTLITGSQPLPSPLRSFNKSFTNVYGLSSSTTNTPVRNISINSNNFSFINNSNTTANTTTNGLATTTEDHEEDGENQTLNNSLSSMSITNSHSNSNSYQPTATTNVDPVQIPQESNYSLDDSSANVVEDIINDNELISVKIADLGNACWTNHHFTDEIQTRQYRAPEILIGYYWGASSDLWSFACLIFELLTGDYLFDPRDGKSYKKDDDHIAQIIELIGPFPNQMLKESYYAREFFNSRYELRRIMKLKPWGLQDVLIEKYKFPLNDAIEISEFLLPMLKLKPEERADAGGMLNHPWLRDALGLENVVLERPVGGSGEDIPGWSREISTTTQQSMSSNNHNHNNTHNNNYNHQSDQELQSQQSRKYSNASSFGHKSQPFYH, from the coding sequence TCAAAACTTAACAGTTACAATCATCTCCATCAAGATCttccacaacaacaacaacaacaacagcaaaaatctaaaaaaacacaaacaaaatctaacaataattttaatcAATCTACCCCTATAACACCTATAAAGAATGCATCCACTGTATCGTCGCAtgatataaatcaatatccTTCATCTAAAAgttttaatgaaaattttaaacCATCACCACTGTTATTACCAAATTTAATACAGCATAGTACTCCATATGTATCAACTACACCATCATCAGCAAAACATTTTAAACCGGAATTAACTGTTTTAACAACTCCCATAACTGAAAAGAATTTAGAAGATATTTATCACAATTATGATAACGATGATTATGAACAAGACTTTGAATTGAAGGTAAATCATAAacataattttaaaaatataaacaaatcCCAAACAGGAAATGGAGAACCATCAACTTTGTTAGGtaaagaacaagaacatTTGGTAGAGGATATCAAAAATAGAATGAATCCCAGCAATAACAGCGATGAAGAAGATCAAGCCGATTATGACGACAAGGAAGACGATGACATCTCCGATGAAGAACCGGTTAATCCTgcagatgaagaagatttgaaagattATGTCCCCGGTGGTTATCATCCATGTTATATTGGTgaagaatataaaaatgGGAAATACACACTAGTCAGGAAACTTGGTTGGGGTCATTTTTCTACCGTGTGGCTAGCTcgtgataatgataaacaTTGTCACGTAGCAATGAAAGTGGTTCGTTCTGCTAAACATTATACTGAGACTGCCattgatgaaataaaattattggaTAAAGTCACCACTAGTGATATTCATCATCCAGGTCATCAACATGTCATACAATTATTAGATACTTTCACTCATAAAGGACCTAATGGGGTTCATGTAGTGATGGTTTTTGAAGTATTAGGGGAGAATTTATTAGGATTAATTAGACGTTATAAACATCGTGGGATCCCCGTAGTATTTGTCAAACAAATTGCTAAACAATTATTGTCGGCATTGGATTTTTTACATCGACAATGTGGAGTTATTCATACCGATTTAAAAccagaaaatattttaattgaaattggtgacgttgaacaaattgttaaattagttgaagaagaaaatttacaaCGTAAATtacaaagaaaattatcaaGAACAGCTTCCAAAACATCAACACCAATTAGTGCTACCCCTAATagttcattttcaaatcatgccaacacaaccaccacaaccacaactaCTACTGCCAAGAAAATATCCATTAACGACTCTATTATTTCACCTAACACTTCTAGTACAGCATTAACAAGTAGTAATTCATTTATCAACCATTCCCCTTCATTAGGTAGAAGTGGAAGAAGAACTAGACGAACAACATTAATCACTGGATCACAACCATTACCATCGCCATTAAGAagtttcaataaatcatttaCCAATGTTTATGgattatcatcatctacTACTAATACTCCAGTTCGTAACATTTCCATTAATAGCAACAACTTTAGTTTTATTAACAACAGTAACACTACTGCCAATACCACCACTAATGGGTTggctactactactgaaGATCATGAGGAAGACGGTGAAAACCAAACattaaacaattctttATCTTCAATGTCAATTACCAATTCCCATTCCAACTCCAATAGTTATCAACCAACTGCTACAACCAATGTTGATCCAGTACAAATTCCACaagaatcaaattattcattGGATGATTCATCAGctaatgttgttgaagatataatcaatgataatgaattaatatCTGTTAAAATTGCTGATTTGGGTAATGCATGTTGGacaaatcatcattttACTGATGAAATCCAAACAAGACAATATCGAGCCCCCGaaattttaattggttATTATTGGGGTGCCCTGAGTGATTTATGGTCATTTGCCTgtttaatatttgaattattaactGGTGATTATCTATTTGATCCTAGAGATGGTAAATCATATaaaaaagatgatgatCATATTGCccaaattattgaattgattggaCCATTTCCTAATCAAATGTTAAAAGAAAGTTATTATGCTCgagaatttttcaattcaaggTATGAATTAAGAAGAATCATGAAATTAAAACCTTGGGGGTTACAAGATgtattaattgaaaaatataaattccCTTTGAATGATGCTATTGAAATTAGTGAATTTTTATTGCCAATGttgaaattaaaaccaGAAGAAAGAGCTGATGCTGGAGGAATGTTGAATCATCCTTGGTTAAGAGATGCTTTAGGTTTAGAAAATGTGGTTTTGGAACGACCAGTTGGTGGTTCAGGTGAAGATATTCCTGGTTGGTCAAGAGAAATTTCTACTACTACCCAACAATCAATGTCTTCTAACaatcataatcataataatactcataataataactatAATCATCAATCAGATCAGGAATTACAACTGCAACAATCACGCAAATATTCCAATGCAAGTAGTTTTGGTCATAAAAGCCAACCTTTCTATCATTAg